The Megalopta genalis isolate 19385.01 chromosome 9, iyMegGena1_principal, whole genome shotgun sequence genome includes a window with the following:
- the LOC117220717 gene encoding uncharacterized protein LOC117220717 isoform X2 → MSERKVDTKTVRKQYTNDVILIDEVEIIDVSVSNFDDTDAWLYIPSQYQTDTLVQNLYDWLKSESELILTGSRRSIDTRTFTRPKKRTSRINFESISETLSPPISHTWKTSHSSFPHTGEDLSKQLNKTAANKEEAVPPMFKMGPNANINYIPDEMLSSSGQESMEIFLNMSHSKGIDSFINLVEPGLSEPLMNVSQPSIFYSSITSLPRDDSLCNANYDKEDEQVNLTHTFNLRAGNHEDSKNLHVNETFSMAEEPDNNGSHCLFAANRTFTNQADNIELNETYNAGSISSTMVLSNSDKNKYSTINLSSTFVNKDDGKMNLLQLENDKKKDSSTLNATYCASEIEEVEQKLPIRNETQDVRSQPCSPYKGTILNSLECSVRSPLCTTDSTFTFKQNSALDSTFKFSVPPGNQSTPKTALNSTYQAKSKLSEKPLVSHTAMNSTFKAPTSLRKELLAEIHRSVDHKLDGTYNCGVPNELHTPKTEKESCEKIHNQNAGNIIPEENKYNTYKKEPSVNRIKYQTEAVSDTGACVLNAQNKKYYTFTKKSNVHGGKTDMENAESLENMDATFVKPLPKLQKSKQHIPRSFSKLPQFLQKSNPNLVSNSLKTVGKTGCTNPSSIGYMKGSQPNIVEKSVTNKLYALGKMKSGSEQRLLELNTGELQMMGAGGSTESIESTQSAHSAPDLDDRLSTCSDSSHNSYTVQPMNIEQLHQIVRMQEESLKQDAAPLLNRRVMENTWTKLKKNLPSPILKNGTDGCESDSSSSMDLNVKTSSPIISPTRSNQSVNADDHPMERILKQQNEADVVKKSEVFNKPAMKFENKTRMRQPGNWNTGNRTTNTLSAIPRPPSRIPGPRAVRPTVKTTQGDVKRGYM, encoded by the exons ATGTCCGAGAGAAAAGTGGACACGAAAACCGTGCGGAAGCAGTATACAAACGATGTTATCCTCATCGATGAAGTCGAGATCATTGACGTGTCTGTCTCTAATTTTGATGACACTGATGCCTG GTTGTATATACCATCACAGTATCAAACAGACACTTTGGTCCAAAATTTATATGACTGGTTGAAAAGTGAATCAGAGCTAATTTTAACAG GGAGTAGGCGGTCCATTGATACAAGAACATTTACAAGACCCAAAAAACGAACTAGTAGAATTAATTTTGAGTCTATTTCGGAAACTTTGTCTCCACCTATTTCGCATACATGGAAAACTAGTCATTCAAGTTTTCCACATACAGGAGAAGAT TTAAGTAAGCAATTAAACAAAACTGCTGCCAATAAAGAGGAAGCTGTGCCTCCTATGTTCAAAATGGGGCCTAAtgcaaatattaattatattcctGACGAAATGCTATCATCATCGGGTCAAGAGAGTatggaaatatttttaaacatgtcTCATTCAAAAGGAATTGATTCTTTTATTAATCTAGTAGAACCTGGACTCAGTGAACCACTCATGAATGTGTCCCAGCCATCAATTTTTTATTCCTCTATTACTTCATTGCCTAGAGATGATTCTTTGTGTAATGCAAATTATGACAAAGAGGATGAACAGGTAAATTTGACTCACACCTTTAATCTACGAGCTGGTAATCATGAGGATAGTAAAAATCTACATGTCAATGAAACATTTTCAATGGCTGAGGAACCAGACAATAATGGAAGCCACTGCCTGTTTGCAGCGAACAGAACATTTACTAATCAAGCTGATAATATTGAACTGAATGAAACATACAATGCAGGATCTATTTCTTCAACAATGGTTTTGTCAAACTCGGATAAAAATAAATACAGTACAATTAATTTGTCTTCCACGTTTGTAAATAAAGATGATGGAAAAATGAACTTGCTGCAATTAGAGAATGACAAGAAAAAAGACTCGAGTACTCTGAACGCTACCTATTGTGCCAGCGAGATTGAAGAAGTAGAGCAAAAGTTACCTATTAGAAATGAAACGCAAGACGTAAGAAGTCAACCCTGTAGTCCTTACAAAGGCACTATTCTTAATAGTCTCGAATGTTCAGTTAGATCCCCTTTGTGTACTACAGATTCAACTTTCACATTCAAGCAAAACAGTGCTTTGGATTCTACATTCAAATTCTCTGTTCCTCCTGGTAACCAATCAACCCCTAAAACTGCATTGAATTCTACATATCAAGCAAAAAGCAAGCTTTCAGAGAAGCCTCTGGTTTCTCACACAGCTATGAATTCAACCTTTAAAGCACCCACATCATTGAGAAAAGAGTTGTTGGCAGAAATACACAGGAGTGTGGACCACAAACTTGATGGCACATATAACTGTGGTGTACCCAACGAACTTCATACTCCAAAGACTGAGAAGGAGTCGTGTGAGAAGATTCATAATCAAAATGCTGGTAACATTATACCTGAAGAAAATAAATACAACACATACAAGAAGGAACCGTCGGTTAACAGAATTAAGTATCAGACAGAGGCAGTGAGTGATACGGGGGCCTGTGTTCTGAACGCTCAGAATAAAAAGTATTACACTTTTACAAAAAAAAGTAATGTTCATGGAGGAAAGACTGATATGGAAAACGCGGAATCTTTAGAGAACATGGATGCTACGTTTGTGAAGCCGCTTCCGAAGCTGCAAAAGAGCAAACAGCATATTCCGAGGTCGTTTTCGAAACTGCCACAGTTTCTTCAGAAATCTAATCCGAATCTTGTATCCAATTCCTTGAAGACTGTAGGCAAAACAGGGTGCACAAATCCATCCAGTATCGGTTACATGAAGGGCTCGCAACCAAATATTGTGGAAAAGAGTGTAACGAATAAATTATATGCTTTGGGAAAAATGAAAAGCGGTTCTGAACAACGACTCTTGGAACTCAATACAGGTGAACTTCAAATGATGGGTGCAGGCGGTTCCACAGAAAGCATTGAAAGCACACAAAGTGCTCATAGTGCGCCTGACCTCGATGATAGACTCAGCACATGTTCTGATAGTAGCCATAATTCGTACACTGTGCAACCAATGAACATTGAACAGTTGCATCAGATCGTACGGATGCAAGAAGAGA GCTTGAAGCAAGATGCAGCTCCGCTCTTGAACAGACGAGTCATGGAGAATACTTGGACAAAGTTGAAGAAGAATTTACCTTCTCCTATTCTAAAAAATGGTACTGACGGTTGTGAAAGCGATTCCTCTtcaagtatggatttgaatgttaAAACAAGTTCTCCGATAATAAGCCCTACTAGATCTAATCAGTCTGTAAATGCTGATG ACCATCCCATGGAACGTATATTGAAACAGCAGAATGAAGCAGATGTAGTGAAAAAATCTGAA GTGTTTAATAAGCCTGCAATGAAATTCGAAAACAAAACCAGAATGCGACAGCCGGGAAATTGGAATACTGGAAATAGAACTACGAACACGTTGAGTGCTATTCCCAGACCACCGTCGCGCATACCAGGCCCCAGGGCTGTTAGGCCAACTGTAAAGACCACCCAAGGTGATGTAAAAAGAGGGTACATGTAA
- the LOC117220717 gene encoding uncharacterized protein LOC117220717 isoform X1 — protein sequence MSERKVDTKTVRKQYTNDVILIDEVEIIDVSVSNFDDTDAWLYIPSQYQTDTLVQNLYDWLKSESELILTGSRRSIDTRTFTRPKKRTSRINFESISETLSPPISHTWKTSHSSFPHTGEDFFRLQLSKQLNKTAANKEEAVPPMFKMGPNANINYIPDEMLSSSGQESMEIFLNMSHSKGIDSFINLVEPGLSEPLMNVSQPSIFYSSITSLPRDDSLCNANYDKEDEQVNLTHTFNLRAGNHEDSKNLHVNETFSMAEEPDNNGSHCLFAANRTFTNQADNIELNETYNAGSISSTMVLSNSDKNKYSTINLSSTFVNKDDGKMNLLQLENDKKKDSSTLNATYCASEIEEVEQKLPIRNETQDVRSQPCSPYKGTILNSLECSVRSPLCTTDSTFTFKQNSALDSTFKFSVPPGNQSTPKTALNSTYQAKSKLSEKPLVSHTAMNSTFKAPTSLRKELLAEIHRSVDHKLDGTYNCGVPNELHTPKTEKESCEKIHNQNAGNIIPEENKYNTYKKEPSVNRIKYQTEAVSDTGACVLNAQNKKYYTFTKKSNVHGGKTDMENAESLENMDATFVKPLPKLQKSKQHIPRSFSKLPQFLQKSNPNLVSNSLKTVGKTGCTNPSSIGYMKGSQPNIVEKSVTNKLYALGKMKSGSEQRLLELNTGELQMMGAGGSTESIESTQSAHSAPDLDDRLSTCSDSSHNSYTVQPMNIEQLHQIVRMQEESLKQDAAPLLNRRVMENTWTKLKKNLPSPILKNGTDGCESDSSSSMDLNVKTSSPIISPTRSNQSVNADDHPMERILKQQNEADVVKKSEVFNKPAMKFENKTRMRQPGNWNTGNRTTNTLSAIPRPPSRIPGPRAVRPTVKTTQGDVKRGYM from the exons ATGTCCGAGAGAAAAGTGGACACGAAAACCGTGCGGAAGCAGTATACAAACGATGTTATCCTCATCGATGAAGTCGAGATCATTGACGTGTCTGTCTCTAATTTTGATGACACTGATGCCTG GTTGTATATACCATCACAGTATCAAACAGACACTTTGGTCCAAAATTTATATGACTGGTTGAAAAGTGAATCAGAGCTAATTTTAACAG GGAGTAGGCGGTCCATTGATACAAGAACATTTACAAGACCCAAAAAACGAACTAGTAGAATTAATTTTGAGTCTATTTCGGAAACTTTGTCTCCACCTATTTCGCATACATGGAAAACTAGTCATTCAAGTTTTCCACATACAGGAGAAGAT TTCTTTCGTTTACAGTTAAGTAAGCAATTAAACAAAACTGCTGCCAATAAAGAGGAAGCTGTGCCTCCTATGTTCAAAATGGGGCCTAAtgcaaatattaattatattcctGACGAAATGCTATCATCATCGGGTCAAGAGAGTatggaaatatttttaaacatgtcTCATTCAAAAGGAATTGATTCTTTTATTAATCTAGTAGAACCTGGACTCAGTGAACCACTCATGAATGTGTCCCAGCCATCAATTTTTTATTCCTCTATTACTTCATTGCCTAGAGATGATTCTTTGTGTAATGCAAATTATGACAAAGAGGATGAACAGGTAAATTTGACTCACACCTTTAATCTACGAGCTGGTAATCATGAGGATAGTAAAAATCTACATGTCAATGAAACATTTTCAATGGCTGAGGAACCAGACAATAATGGAAGCCACTGCCTGTTTGCAGCGAACAGAACATTTACTAATCAAGCTGATAATATTGAACTGAATGAAACATACAATGCAGGATCTATTTCTTCAACAATGGTTTTGTCAAACTCGGATAAAAATAAATACAGTACAATTAATTTGTCTTCCACGTTTGTAAATAAAGATGATGGAAAAATGAACTTGCTGCAATTAGAGAATGACAAGAAAAAAGACTCGAGTACTCTGAACGCTACCTATTGTGCCAGCGAGATTGAAGAAGTAGAGCAAAAGTTACCTATTAGAAATGAAACGCAAGACGTAAGAAGTCAACCCTGTAGTCCTTACAAAGGCACTATTCTTAATAGTCTCGAATGTTCAGTTAGATCCCCTTTGTGTACTACAGATTCAACTTTCACATTCAAGCAAAACAGTGCTTTGGATTCTACATTCAAATTCTCTGTTCCTCCTGGTAACCAATCAACCCCTAAAACTGCATTGAATTCTACATATCAAGCAAAAAGCAAGCTTTCAGAGAAGCCTCTGGTTTCTCACACAGCTATGAATTCAACCTTTAAAGCACCCACATCATTGAGAAAAGAGTTGTTGGCAGAAATACACAGGAGTGTGGACCACAAACTTGATGGCACATATAACTGTGGTGTACCCAACGAACTTCATACTCCAAAGACTGAGAAGGAGTCGTGTGAGAAGATTCATAATCAAAATGCTGGTAACATTATACCTGAAGAAAATAAATACAACACATACAAGAAGGAACCGTCGGTTAACAGAATTAAGTATCAGACAGAGGCAGTGAGTGATACGGGGGCCTGTGTTCTGAACGCTCAGAATAAAAAGTATTACACTTTTACAAAAAAAAGTAATGTTCATGGAGGAAAGACTGATATGGAAAACGCGGAATCTTTAGAGAACATGGATGCTACGTTTGTGAAGCCGCTTCCGAAGCTGCAAAAGAGCAAACAGCATATTCCGAGGTCGTTTTCGAAACTGCCACAGTTTCTTCAGAAATCTAATCCGAATCTTGTATCCAATTCCTTGAAGACTGTAGGCAAAACAGGGTGCACAAATCCATCCAGTATCGGTTACATGAAGGGCTCGCAACCAAATATTGTGGAAAAGAGTGTAACGAATAAATTATATGCTTTGGGAAAAATGAAAAGCGGTTCTGAACAACGACTCTTGGAACTCAATACAGGTGAACTTCAAATGATGGGTGCAGGCGGTTCCACAGAAAGCATTGAAAGCACACAAAGTGCTCATAGTGCGCCTGACCTCGATGATAGACTCAGCACATGTTCTGATAGTAGCCATAATTCGTACACTGTGCAACCAATGAACATTGAACAGTTGCATCAGATCGTACGGATGCAAGAAGAGA GCTTGAAGCAAGATGCAGCTCCGCTCTTGAACAGACGAGTCATGGAGAATACTTGGACAAAGTTGAAGAAGAATTTACCTTCTCCTATTCTAAAAAATGGTACTGACGGTTGTGAAAGCGATTCCTCTtcaagtatggatttgaatgttaAAACAAGTTCTCCGATAATAAGCCCTACTAGATCTAATCAGTCTGTAAATGCTGATG ACCATCCCATGGAACGTATATTGAAACAGCAGAATGAAGCAGATGTAGTGAAAAAATCTGAA GTGTTTAATAAGCCTGCAATGAAATTCGAAAACAAAACCAGAATGCGACAGCCGGGAAATTGGAATACTGGAAATAGAACTACGAACACGTTGAGTGCTATTCCCAGACCACCGTCGCGCATACCAGGCCCCAGGGCTGTTAGGCCAACTGTAAAGACCACCCAAGGTGATGTAAAAAGAGGGTACATGTAA
- the LOC117220719 gene encoding COX assembly mitochondrial protein 2 homolog isoform X2, whose translation MQKYRTLAAHNAPCNEYYYKFQDCQYEHPFGKFFGKCTDFEKQMQVCIRKQLQLNREKNHQISKEKFKKMQSKKEEQTNNSD comes from the exons ATGCAAAAGTACCGTACCTTAGCAGCTCATAATGCTCCTTGTAATGAATATTACTACAAATTTCAAGATTGTCAGTACGAG CATCCGTTTGGAAAATTCTTTGGCAAGTGTACAGATTTTGAAAAACAAATGCAAGTTTGTATAAGAAAACAA ttacaATTGAATAGAGAAAAAAACCATCAAATCTCTAAAGAAAAGTTTAAGAAAATGCAAAGTAAGAAAGAAGAACAGACTAATAATTCAGATTAG
- the LOC117220719 gene encoding protein Abitram isoform X1, producing MSVNLDSKPLPKETELLDEIDIKTEVKSECEENVKLTDEDGKENSLLKIDEDDNFSFPPDNDVAEMMDNVHYNGLFPTVTDRYFTAYYKLNVQSPADDICILLHSNRICMLTLAPSHTVFQSNKEITNINFKVSQKLDRVMNKVSGKGKHGAQPLQANSNICIITSSSGETYTIKCCIIGKLVEVNEALLNNPKLLLEPPHKGGYLAIVLPNINQLDQMKTSLLTQTQYDLEMLEHRNSINHVEILMKNDSITTDNSPHLNPTEDQSTLPKKIKLSVNTDMKTANKV from the coding sequence ATGAGTGTGAATTTAGACAGCAAACCATTACCAAAAGAAACAGAACTACTTGATGAGATTGATATAAAAACAGAAGTAAAGTCTGAATGTGAAGAAAATGTAAAACTAACTGATGAAGATGGGAAAGAAAATTCACTATTGAAGATTGATGAAGATGATAATTTTTCATTTCCTCCAGACAACGATGTTGCAGAAATGATGGACAATGTACACTATAATGGGTTGTTTCCAACAGTTACAGATAGATATTTCACtgcttattataaattaaatgtaCAGAGTCCTGCTGATGATATTTGCATTTTACTACACAGTAATCGCATTTGTATGCTGACTCTAGCTCCAAGTCATACAGTTTTTCAAAGTAACAAAGAGATAACAAACATTAACTTCAAAGTTAGTCAAAAGCTGGATAGAGTTATGAACAAAGTTTCGGGGAAAGGCAAACATGGAGCCCAACCTTTGCAAGCTAATTCTAACATTTGTATTATTACTTCTTCAAGTGGAGAAACTTATACCATAAAGTGTTGTATAATTGGAAAATTGGTAGAAGTGAATGAAGCATTACTAAATAATCCAAAACTCTTATTAGAGCCACCACACAAGGGAGGCTACTTGGCTATAGTGTTACCAAATATAAATCAACTGGATCAAATGAAAACATCTTTGCTAACTCAAACACAATACGACTTGGAAATGCTAGAACATCGGAATTCAATAAATCATGTTGAAATATTGATGAAAAATGATTCGATAACAACTGATAATAGTCCTCATTTAAATCCTACTGAAGATCAAAGTACATTaccaaaaaaaataaaactctCTGTTAACACAGATATGAAAACAGCAAATAAAGTATGA
- the Coq2 gene encoding ubiquinone biosynthesis protein COQ2, mitochondrial, whose translation MIIMRRCQQFISSRKLLASYPQSSQRLCVNQLNPLNTIHTSLYNYDDHKRNYASTENVLKSVEISSKPNNETMHPLLSNMPPEQNVTFATKLVNNSSPKIRPYLKLLRIDKPIGSWLLFWPCSWSIALAAPPGALPDLQLLTLFGIGAFIMRGAGCIINDIWDQDIDGMVARTKDRPLVTGEISPLQSLVFLGSQLTLGLLVLLHLNLYSIILGASSMVLVMLYPVMKRVTFWPQLMLGMTFNWGALLGWSAVQGSCNWSVCLPLYTAGICWTLLYDTIYAHQDKIYDAIVGIKSTALKFGDKTKIYLTGFGTTMIASLITSGIIVSQTWPYYTAVGLVSVHLVNQIHSLNINNPTDCAKKFISNHRVGMILFAGIVLGNLMKDSTKKTEDNVEQEQETEQIRSR comes from the exons atgataataatgcgAAGATGCCAACAATTTATTTCATCCAGAAAGCTGCTAGCCTCATATCCCCAATCTAGTCAAAGGTTATGTGTTAATCAATTAAATCCACTTAATACAATTCATACTTCATTGTACAATTATGATGATCATAAAAGAAACTATGCATCGACGGAAAATGTGTTAAAATCCGTTGAGATTTCGTCAAAGCCGAACAATGAGACGATGCATCCTTTATTATCGAATATGCCACCAGAACAAAATGTAACATTTGCCACGAAATTAGTCAATAACAGTTCACCCAAGATTCGACCGTACTTGAAACTGTTAAGGATCGACAAACCAATAG GTTCTTGGTTATTATTTTGGCCATGCAGTTGGAGCATAGCATTAGCTGCACCACCAGGTGCTTTGCCAGATTTACAACTCTTAACACTCTTTGGAATTGGTGCATTCATCATGCGTGGAGCAGGATGTATAATAAATGATATCTGGGATCAAGATATTGATGGAATG GTAGCCAGAACAAAAGATAGACCATTGGTAACTGGAGAAATTTCACCTCTTCAATCGCTTGTTTTCCTTGGAAGCCAGTTAACTTTAGGATTACTAGTGTTGTTACACTTAAAtctttatagtataatattgggTGCAAGTTCAATGG TTTTAGTAATGCTCTACCCTGTTATGAAAAGGGTAACATTTTGGCCACAATTGATGCTAGGAATGACTTTTAATTGGGGTGCTCTTTTGGGCTGGTCTGCTGTACAAGGATCATGCAATTGGTCCGTGTGCCTGCCCCTTTACACTGCTGGAATTTGTTGGACACTTTTATATGACACTATATATGCACATCAG GACAAAATATACGACGCTATAGTAGGTATCAAATCGACAGCTTTAAAATTCGGAGATAAAACTAAAATATACTTGACTGGGTTCGGCACAACCATGATAGCTAGCTTAATTACGTCAGGTATTATAGTCTCACAAACTTGGCCATATTACACAGCAGTAGGATTAGTTAGTGTCCATCTCGTTAATCAG atACACAGTTTAAACATTAATAATCCAACGGACTGCgctaaaaaattcatttcgaatcACAGGGTAGGAATGATCTTATTTGCTGGAATTGTGTTAGGAAATCTGATGAAAGATTCAACGAAGAAAACAGAGGATAACGttgaacaagaacaagaaactGAACAAATAAGGAGTAgataa